The Pygocentrus nattereri isolate fPygNat1 chromosome 1, fPygNat1.pri, whole genome shotgun sequence genome window below encodes:
- the ndufb2 gene encoding NADH dehydrogenase [ubiquinone] 1 beta subcomplex subunit 2, mitochondrial, whose protein sequence is MSPVGRTAGLLRAGAQVLRRGPQQISVRKAGGGPHIVAQYRQPPQLTKRQQFQAELLSGAMWFWILWHTWHDSDAILGHFPWPDTSAWTDEDLGIPPDDE, encoded by the exons ATGTCGCCCGTCGGGAGGACGGCGGGGCTCCTCCGGGCTGGAGCCCAGGTGCTCAGGCGCGGACCTCAGCAGATTTCTGTCCGAAA GGCTGGGGGAGGCCCGCACATTGTTGCGCAGTACAGGCAGCCTCCGCAGCTAACAAAAAGACAGCAGTTTCAGGCTGAGCTGCTGAGTGGAGCGATGTGGTTCTGGATCCTGTGGCACACCTGGCACGACTCGGATGCCATACTG GGGCATTTCCCCTGGCCAGATACTTCTGCATGGACAGATGAGGATTTGGGAATCCCTCCAGATGATGAGTAA
- the kdm7aa gene encoding lysine-specific demethylase 7A: protein MAAAQLYCVCRQRYDVSRFMIECDICKDWFHGSCVQVEEHHAADIDLYHCPNCKPIHGPSRMKKRNNWHRHDYTELDDGTHPVQAGTAVFVQELQARTFPSADEIVVKMQGSQVTQRYLEADGFHYPIVLPDLEGLGLRLPPPSFSVREVEQYVGGDKVVDVIDVARQADSKMKLREFVKYYYQPERPKVLNLISLEFSDTKMAELVEVPDIVCKMSWVENYWPDDSFFPKPFVQKYCLMGVKDSYTDFHIDFGGTSVWYHVLWGEKIFYLIKPTKANLALYESWSSSPNQSEVFFGEKVDKCYKCVVKQGTTILLPTGWIHAVLTSQDCMAFGGNFLHNLNIGMQLRCYEMERRLKTPELFKFPYFEAISWYVAKNLLETLKELREDKCHPQEYLVEGVKALISALKTWLRRELTEPNSEVPDNIKPTLLIKELTKEIRHLEEDPSKSVKSQGITEYLSTRSTLERQCQARRAARRLRDHHRHHHHHRHHRHHQHSSKSPSNLDILELHTREVLRRLEHGSGVTSKMNRKFKKIFATSAVTMKSSHDNALRLVLCNGRIMRERRRLGKGVLKHERHKTSPCQPHQVKTEKSSPCQQERVKTESEAGLEMQCTVGHKKATNHKLRTELLGSGSDLESGEEVAASVEKHSSDSGSSDAEAGHMRRKRKGSGSFVTSQSHSQHHKPLKRERPTSPSPEKALQGVLSVAGLMCQQVPEEGAVSQEAWWSTQASSNSSNEAGSPDRASGSPREEYLYRESSLSPPLHPSKRHAHNPSPISNQATKGKRPKKGKATAKQRLGKLLKMSRHTRLLL, encoded by the exons ATGGCGGCTGCCCAGCTGTACTGTGTGTGCCGGCAGCGCTACGATGTTAGTCGCTTTATGATTGAATGTGACATTTGTAAGGACTGGTTTCACGGGAG ctgTGTTCAGGTGGAGGAGCACCATGCTGCTGATATTGACCTCTACCACTGCCCCAACTGTAAACCCATCCACGGACCCTCACGCA tgaaGAAGCGTAATAACTGGCATAGGCACGATTACACAGAGTTGGATGATGGCACTCACCCGGTTCAGGCTGGAACTGCTGTCTTCGTACAGGAGCTCCAGGCCAGGACTTTTCCCAG TGCGGATGAGATTGTGGTGAAGATGCAAGGCAGTCAGGTGACCCAGCGTTACTTGGAGGCGGATGGCTTCCACTACCCAATAGTGCTCCCAGATCTGGAGGGCCTGGGACTCAGACTCCCCCCACCGTCATTCTCCGTCAGAGAAGTGGAGCAGTATGTGG GTGGAGACAAAGTCGTTGATGTGATTGATGTTGCCAGACAAGCAGACAGTAAGATGAAACTAAGGGAGTTTGTGAAGTATTATTACCAGCCTGAACGGCCAAAAGTGCTAAACCTCATCAGCCTGGAGTTCTCTGATACTAA GATGGCTGAGTTGGTGGAGGTTCCTGATATCGTTTGTAAAATGTCCTGGGTGGAGAATTACTGGCCAGATGACTCTTTCTTCCCCAAACCATTTGTTCAGAAGTACTGTCTGATGGGTGTGAAGGACAGCTACACGGACTTCCACATTGATTTTGGAGGAACTTCAGTCTGGTACCACGTTCTCTGG GGAGAGAAAATTTTCTACTTGATTAAGCCGACTAAGGCTAACCTTGCACTATACGAGTCCTGGAGCTCGTCGCCCAATCAGAGTGAGGTGTTCTTTGGGGAAAAGGTGGACAAGTGCTATAAGTGTGTGGTGAAGCAAGGGACTACTATACTTCTCCCTACAG GTTGGATCCATGCTGTGCTCACCTCTCAGGACTGCATGGCATTTGGAGGGAACTTCCTACACAACTTAAACATAGGCATGCAGCTCAg GTGTTATGAGATGGAGCGACGGCTGAAGACTCCAGAACTTTTTAAGTTTCCTTATTTTGAGGCCATCTCCTGGTATGTGGCCAAAAACCTTCTAGAGACACTGAAAG AGTTGCGGGAGGATAAGTGCCACCCTCAGGAGTATTTGGTGGAAGGAGTGAAAGCTTTAATCTCTGCACTGAAGACCTGGCTAAGGAGGGAG ttaaCAGAACCAAACAGTGAGGTTCCAGATAACATTAAGCCCACCCTACTCATCAAGGAGCTAACCAAGGAGATACGCCACCTAGAG GAGGACCCAAGTAAGTCAGTGAAATCTCAGGGAATCACAGAGTATTTGTCCACTCGCTCCACTCTGGAGAGACAGTGCCAGGCAAGACGGGCAGCTCGAAGGCTTCGGGACCATCATcgccaccatcatcatcatcgccaCCATCGCCATCATCAGCACAGCTCCAAATCTCCCTCGAACCTGGACATCCTGGAGTTGCACACCCGAGAGGTCCTTCGGAGACTAGAG CATGGCTCAGGCGTCACCTCCAAGATGAACAGAAAGTTCAAGAAGATATTTGCGACATCTGCTGTAACAATGAAGAGTAGTCATGACAACGCCTTGCGTTTGGTACTGTGTAACGGCCGAATCATGCG CGAAAGGCGGCGTCTTGGCAAAGGAGTGCTGAAACACGAGAGACACAAGACATCACCATGCCAACCGCACCAGGTCAAGACAGAAAAATCATCACCATGCCAAcaagagagagtgaaaacagAGAGTGAGGCAGGATTAGAGATGCAGTGCACTGTGGGTCACAAAAAAGCCACCAATCATA AACTCAGGACAGAGCTGCTGGGATCAGGATCAGATCTGGAGTCAGGTGAAGAGGTTGCAGCCAGTGTGGAG AAGCACTCTTCAGATTCAGGAAGCTCTGATGCTGAGGCAGGGCATATGAGACGGAAGAGGAAAGGCTCAGGGAGCTTTGTGACAAGCCAGTCACACAGCCAGCATCACAAACCACTCAAACG GGAACGGCCTACCTCACCCAGCCCGGAGAAGGCCCTGCAGGGTGTATTGTCTGTGGCTGGGCTGATGTGCCAGCAGGTGCCAGAGGAGGGTGCTGTTTCTCAGGAGGCCTGGTGGTCCACCCAGgccagcagcaacagcagcaatgaAGCTGGCAGCCCGGACAGAGCATCAGGAAGCCCAAGAGAGGAGTATTTATACCGAGAAAGCTCACtgtctcctcctcttcatcccTCCAAAAGACATGCACACAACCCCAGCCCCATCAGCAACCAGGCCACTAAAG GAAAACGTCCTAAGAAAGGCAAGGCGACTGCCAAGCAGAGGCTGGGGAAACTCTTGAAGATGAGCAGACACACACGCCTGCTCCTGTAG